One stretch of Gammaproteobacteria bacterium DNA includes these proteins:
- a CDS encoding deoxyguanosinetriphosphate triphosphohydrolase — MPDLAPYAASQESSRGRRYKEPASAYRDQYQRDRDRIIHSAAFRRLEYKTQVFVNHEGDMFRTRLTHSIEVAQIGRTIARALRLNEDLTEAIALAHDLGHTPFGHSGQDALNDCMRNFGEFEHNLQSLRVVDVLEQRYPEFTGLNLTFETREGILKHCPVEKAAELGDVGRRFLEQQRPGLEAQLCNLADEIAYNNHDVDDGLRARLIHVDELCEIRLFGEKHTEVIKRWPDLSKRRVVHEVIRRMINQQVSDLIENSQKNIEALNPADIEAVRSAERRLVTFSKEMRQRQLELKRFLHKHLYRHHHVHRMSVEAKAIISALFNAFMHNVDLLPADVRVTTLHLEREGGDEAGRARGVADYIAGMTDRYARIEYDRIVDPTALRSQS; from the coding sequence ATGCCTGATCTGGCGCCGTATGCAGCCAGTCAAGAATCCTCCCGCGGCCGTAGGTACAAGGAACCGGCCTCGGCTTACCGCGACCAATATCAGCGAGATCGGGATCGCATTATCCACTCTGCCGCCTTTCGACGCCTCGAATATAAGACCCAGGTATTCGTTAATCACGAAGGCGACATGTTTCGCACCCGATTAACGCATTCAATCGAAGTGGCCCAAATTGGACGTACAATTGCACGAGCATTGCGGCTAAATGAGGATCTGACAGAAGCCATTGCCTTGGCACATGATCTCGGCCATACCCCGTTTGGTCATTCGGGCCAGGATGCCCTTAATGATTGCATGCGCAACTTCGGTGAGTTTGAACATAATTTACAATCGCTGCGCGTCGTCGATGTACTTGAGCAACGATACCCTGAGTTCACGGGCCTCAACCTCACTTTTGAGACGCGTGAAGGAATCCTTAAACACTGCCCAGTGGAAAAGGCAGCTGAACTCGGTGACGTGGGACGTCGATTTCTCGAACAACAACGGCCGGGCCTTGAAGCCCAGCTCTGCAATCTCGCGGATGAGATTGCCTATAACAATCACGATGTCGATGATGGTCTTCGTGCGAGATTGATTCATGTTGATGAACTGTGCGAGATTCGGCTATTTGGCGAAAAACATACTGAAGTTATCAAGCGTTGGCCCGACCTGTCCAAAAGACGCGTGGTTCACGAAGTAATCAGACGGATGATTAATCAACAAGTAAGCGACCTCATTGAAAACTCCCAGAAAAACATCGAGGCGCTGAATCCTGCGGATATTGAGGCTGTGCGTTCCGCCGAGAGGCGACTCGTCACCTTTAGCAAGGAGATGCGTCAGAGGCAATTAGAACTCAAGCGATTTTTGCACAAACACCTCTACCGCCATCACCATGTCCATCGCATGTCTGTAGAGGCAAAAGCAATCATTTCCGCGCTTTTCAATGCCTTTATGCATAACGTTGACTTGCTCCCGGCAGACGTAAGGGTTACCACGCTGCATCTGGAACGTGAAGGTGGAGATGAGGCAGGCCGTGCTCGAGGCGTGGCCGATTACATTGCCGGGATGACAGACCGCTATGCAAGGATTGAGTATGACCGTATCGTGGATCCAACGGCACTACGCTCGCAATCTTAG
- the aroB gene encoding 3-dehydroquinate synthase, which translates to MKTLMVELGARRYPIYIGEHLIDQPDPLAAHIRGRKIMVVTNTTVAPLYLETVLNALSRYSTETLVLPDGEEHKNLDVMNRIITALLENQFGRTSTLVALGGGVIGDITGFAAACYQRGIDYIQIPTTLLAQVDASVGGKTAVNHPLGKNMIGAFHQPQCVIADTRTLGTLDDREFCAGLSEVIKYGLIRDQGFFDWLEGHMAALLEREPEALSFAIECSCQHKAYVVAADEREAGMRALLNLGHTFAHAIETGLGYGQWLHGEAVAAGIYMAADLSARLGWIDQTKVDRIEMLIKQARLSVRAPNAIKPTRMLELMAVDKKAKDGTLRLVLLRGIGDAVVTSDFDIEALKDTLSHCREVPEVA; encoded by the coding sequence ATGAAAACATTAATGGTCGAGTTGGGAGCAAGGCGTTATCCGATCTACATCGGTGAGCACCTGATAGACCAACCAGATCCTCTGGCGGCCCATATTCGAGGGCGGAAAATCATGGTGGTAACGAACACCACCGTGGCGCCGCTGTATTTGGAAACCGTGTTGAATGCACTTAGTCGTTACTCGACCGAAACGCTTGTGCTGCCCGATGGTGAAGAACACAAAAACCTGGACGTAATGAACAGGATCATTACTGCTTTGCTAGAAAACCAGTTTGGCCGCACCAGCACATTAGTTGCCTTAGGAGGTGGCGTCATAGGGGATATCACTGGCTTTGCAGCCGCTTGTTATCAGCGAGGTATTGACTACATTCAAATACCGACCACTTTGCTCGCCCAGGTTGACGCATCAGTGGGCGGCAAAACTGCTGTCAATCATCCATTAGGCAAGAACATGATTGGCGCGTTTCACCAACCGCAATGTGTGATCGCCGACACGCGAACACTCGGGACCCTAGACGACAGAGAGTTCTGTGCCGGGCTGTCCGAGGTTATAAAATACGGGCTCATTCGGGATCAGGGATTCTTCGACTGGTTAGAGGGTCATATGGCCGCGCTCCTTGAGCGCGAGCCGGAGGCCCTTAGCTTCGCGATCGAGTGCTCCTGCCAACACAAGGCTTACGTGGTCGCTGCCGACGAGCGTGAGGCAGGTATGCGCGCGCTGCTGAATCTGGGTCATACATTTGCGCATGCGATCGAGACTGGTCTCGGGTACGGGCAATGGTTACACGGCGAGGCTGTTGCGGCAGGCATTTATATGGCGGCTGATCTATCGGCCCGCCTCGGCTGGATTGATCAGACAAAAGTTGATCGTATTGAAATGCTTATCAAACAGGCACGCCTGTCAGTTAGGGCGCCAAACGCAATAAAGCCTACACGCATGCTGGAGCTGATGGCTGTAGACAAAAAGGCGAAAGATGGCACCCTACGACTGGTGCTTTTACGGGGCATCGGAGATGCCGTCGTAACCTCCGACTTCGATATAGAAGCTTTGAAGGACACCCTGTCCCATTGCCGCGAAGTGCCAGAGGTCGCGTGA
- the hemE gene encoding uroporphyrinogen decarboxylase encodes MSELKNKRILSALRREPVDMTPVWMMRQAGRYLPEYRATRSRAGNFMTLCTTPELACEVTLQPLSRFPLDAAILFSDILTIPHAMGLGLSITDGEGPRFKRPIRSEADVKALGVPDPETELRYVMDTIRLVRQELDGRVPLIGFAGSPWTLATYMVEGQSSKDFPLVKELAYERPDMMHRLLAIITEAVTRYLNAQIAAGAEVLMIFDTWGGLLTTRGYHDFSLEYSQRVIQGLNRECEGIVVPVILFTKGGGAWLDAMAESHCDAIGLDWTLDIGVVRATVGERVALQGNMDPLILFASPARIREEVKVILESYGHGTGHVFNLGHGIHPETKPEHVEVFIQAVHELSPPFHA; translated from the coding sequence ATGTCGGAATTAAAAAACAAGCGGATCTTAAGCGCGCTGAGACGCGAACCCGTGGACATGACGCCAGTGTGGATGATGCGCCAGGCAGGACGCTATTTGCCGGAATACCGAGCCACGCGCAGCCGCGCAGGTAATTTTATGACACTCTGCACCACTCCGGAGCTTGCATGTGAAGTCACCTTACAACCGCTTTCAAGATTTCCCCTCGATGCCGCGATTCTGTTCTCGGACATCCTGACGATACCCCATGCCATGGGCCTCGGCCTTTCTATCACGGATGGAGAAGGCCCACGCTTCAAGCGGCCAATACGCTCGGAGGCGGACGTCAAGGCGCTCGGTGTGCCCGATCCGGAAACGGAACTCCGATACGTCATGGACACCATTCGTCTAGTGCGCCAAGAACTTGACGGGCGCGTGCCGCTCATCGGCTTCGCCGGCAGTCCCTGGACCCTGGCCACTTATATGGTAGAGGGCCAGTCAAGTAAGGATTTCCCACTGGTTAAGGAGCTCGCGTATGAGCGACCTGACATGATGCATCGGCTGCTTGCAATCATTACCGAGGCTGTGACTCGCTACCTCAACGCGCAGATCGCCGCTGGCGCCGAGGTGCTGATGATCTTCGATACCTGGGGAGGGCTGCTGACTACTCGCGGCTACCACGACTTTTCACTTGAATACTCTCAACGCGTGATACAAGGTTTAAATCGCGAGTGCGAAGGCATCGTAGTGCCGGTGATCCTTTTTACAAAAGGTGGAGGCGCCTGGCTCGATGCGATGGCGGAGAGCCATTGTGATGCGATAGGACTAGACTGGACTCTGGATATCGGAGTGGTACGGGCAACGGTAGGCGAACGTGTTGCCTTACAGGGAAATATGGACCCACTCATTCTCTTTGCTTCACCCGCTCGGATCCGGGAGGAAGTTAAAGTAATCTTGGAGAGTTACGGCCACGGCACTGGACATGTGTTTAATCTGGGACATGGTATTCACCCGGAGACTAAACCGGAGCATGTTGAGGTCTTTATCCAAGCTGTGCATGAGTTGAGCCCCCCCTTTCACGCCTAA
- the ybeY gene encoding rRNA maturation RNase YbeY produces the protein MSVEVDVQYAVMADGVPSVSDIETWIGAVVRGRRENVQLTVRIVDEEEGTELNERWRQARGPTNVLSFPSEGLEAITPDLLGDVVICAPVVESEAREQGKSLTAHWTHMVIHGTLHLLGFDHVDEDHAREMELLEAQILKELGYSDPYESVIDS, from the coding sequence ATGAGCGTCGAAGTCGATGTGCAATACGCCGTTATGGCTGATGGGGTGCCATCGGTTTCGGATATTGAGACATGGATCGGCGCTGTGGTCCGTGGGCGCCGGGAGAATGTGCAACTGACAGTGCGCATTGTTGATGAAGAGGAAGGCACTGAGCTGAACGAACGATGGCGACAGGCTCGTGGACCAACGAATGTGCTGTCCTTTCCTAGTGAAGGTCTTGAGGCGATCACGCCGGATCTGCTCGGCGACGTTGTGATCTGTGCCCCCGTCGTGGAAAGCGAGGCTCGAGAGCAGGGCAAGAGTCTCACAGCCCATTGGACACACATGGTGATACACGGAACCTTGCACCTGTTAGGGTTTGATCACGTCGACGAGGATCACGCAAGGGAAATGGAATTGTTAGAGGCCCAGATTCTTAAAGAGCTTGGTTATTCTGATCCGTATGAGTCTGTGATCGATTCATGA
- a CDS encoding DUF368 domain-containing protein — MKQNSLYEHGATIVKGFCMGTADVIPGVSGGTIAFILGIYPKLLTAIKSFDVEWLWRLVRLDIKGAITYPHFGFLIPLCVGIIAALLFFTRIAPLPVYIRTHPEVTYGLFFGLILGSIIILLRQLGELNRNEYLELAAGIVLGLLLVNLVPFNTPNSAWFIFISGAIATCAMILPGISGSFILLIFRKYAYVFDGLSKLDFTVMVPFILGAITGLALFSRILTSLLNTYYRPTLLVITGILVASLWVIWPFQDRVYEFIRGEEHLISTVPLVPQSLDGTTVLSLLLVGLGFVFILFIDWLARKRISQVA, encoded by the coding sequence ATGAAACAAAATTCACTCTACGAGCATGGAGCAACGATCGTCAAAGGATTTTGTATGGGTACCGCGGACGTTATTCCCGGGGTTAGCGGAGGAACAATTGCCTTTATTCTCGGAATCTATCCCAAACTGCTTACGGCGATTAAGTCCTTTGATGTGGAATGGTTGTGGCGTCTCGTAAGGCTCGACATCAAGGGCGCAATTACTTATCCGCATTTTGGATTTCTCATACCGCTCTGTGTCGGGATCATTGCAGCGTTGCTGTTTTTTACCCGCATCGCTCCGTTACCCGTATATATCCGTACGCACCCCGAAGTTACCTATGGTTTATTTTTCGGATTGATATTGGGCTCAATCATTATCCTATTAAGGCAGCTCGGTGAGCTAAACCGTAATGAATACCTCGAGCTTGCTGCGGGCATCGTATTGGGCCTCCTGCTGGTTAACCTGGTACCATTCAATACGCCGAACAGCGCATGGTTCATTTTCATCTCCGGAGCGATAGCCACCTGTGCAATGATTCTGCCAGGTATCTCTGGATCCTTTATCCTCCTGATCTTCAGAAAATACGCCTATGTGTTCGATGGATTGAGCAAACTCGACTTTACTGTGATGGTTCCATTCATCCTGGGCGCCATCACAGGTCTTGCGCTTTTCAGCCGTATTTTAACCTCGTTACTCAACACGTATTACCGGCCCACGTTACTCGTTATTACGGGAATCCTTGTTGCTTCACTTTGGGTAATTTGGCCGTTTCAGGATAGGGTATATGAATTCATACGAGGGGAAGAGCATCTCATAAGCACGGTTCCGTTAGTCCCCCAATCACTCGATGGAACGACAGTGCTTTCTCTGCTGCTCGTAGGGCTTGGTTTCGTTTTCATTTTGTTTATCGACTGGCTTGCACGAAAGCGTATAAGTCAGGTGGCTTGA
- the lnt gene encoding apolipoprotein N-acyltransferase, whose protein sequence is MILAPRQSAYIQDAIALLAGLALPFAFAPFQWFPIAVISPALLFLTWRNNPPWRAFWRGWLYGMGMFGVGVYWLHISIYQFGGLKLPVALLLTYLLVAYLACYPAVAGYVARRFFSVGEALWLLAVVPATWTLVEWLRGWILTGFPWLNLGYSQIDAPLASLAPLVGVYGVSWAVALSAGLLAYAFCGGLRQCAYPLSAIVLLWAGAFLLGRVSWTEPTGETVKVALLQGNVTQQMKWLPEERQQTIRLYQALTKKFWGEDLIIWPEAAIPAFYHSVTPVIESLQSKARLDGTDLLIGIPVLDPDGARYYNSVVAIGGHAGAYHKQHLVPFGEFMPLGKWLQRLADLLAIPMSGFSAGPANQPLLRVAGHHVGVSICYEIIFGEEIIRALPDADFLVNVSNDGWFGDSLGPHQHFQMARMRALETGRYVLRATNTGITAVIDAKGEVLARSPQFKIHTLVADIRIYDGWTLYARMGNTPVIVAFFLMLGLAAWLGRHSSAR, encoded by the coding sequence GTGATCCTAGCTCCACGGCAGAGTGCGTATATTCAAGATGCGATCGCGCTACTTGCAGGATTGGCCCTGCCGTTCGCGTTCGCGCCTTTTCAGTGGTTCCCCATTGCTGTCATCTCGCCCGCGCTTCTTTTCCTGACCTGGCGGAATAATCCTCCTTGGCGGGCCTTTTGGCGTGGGTGGCTTTACGGGATGGGCATGTTTGGTGTAGGGGTCTACTGGCTACACATCAGCATCTATCAATTTGGTGGCCTTAAGCTGCCAGTTGCACTTCTGTTGACCTACCTGTTGGTTGCTTATCTAGCCTGCTATCCGGCGGTTGCCGGGTACGTTGCTAGAAGGTTCTTTAGCGTAGGTGAAGCGCTGTGGTTGCTTGCCGTGGTACCCGCAACATGGACGCTCGTCGAATGGCTGCGTGGATGGATTTTAACCGGGTTCCCCTGGCTTAATTTGGGTTACAGTCAGATTGACGCCCCGCTTGCCAGTCTGGCGCCGCTCGTTGGCGTATACGGTGTGAGTTGGGCGGTGGCTTTGAGTGCTGGTCTGCTCGCCTACGCTTTTTGCGGAGGGCTCAGGCAATGTGCGTATCCACTTTCTGCAATAGTGTTGTTGTGGGCCGGTGCTTTTTTGTTGGGGCGTGTCTCGTGGACAGAGCCAACCGGAGAGACGGTTAAGGTCGCGTTACTTCAGGGCAATGTCACGCAGCAGATGAAGTGGCTACCGGAGGAACGTCAACAGACAATAAGGCTCTATCAGGCCCTAACGAAAAAGTTCTGGGGTGAAGATCTCATCATCTGGCCAGAAGCGGCAATACCGGCCTTCTATCATTCCGTCACACCCGTTATAGAGTCATTACAATCAAAAGCTCGCCTAGATGGGACGGACTTACTCATTGGCATTCCTGTTCTTGATCCTGACGGTGCCCGTTATTACAACAGCGTCGTTGCGATCGGCGGCCACGCTGGGGCTTATCACAAACAGCATCTTGTCCCGTTTGGTGAATTCATGCCGCTGGGGAAGTGGCTGCAACGCTTGGCGGACCTCCTGGCAATACCCATGTCGGGCTTTAGCGCCGGGCCGGCTAATCAACCGCTGCTCCGAGTTGCTGGCCATCATGTGGGTGTTTCCATCTGCTATGAGATCATTTTTGGGGAGGAGATCATCAGGGCACTCCCCGATGCGGATTTCCTGGTCAATGTCAGCAATGATGGATGGTTTGGGGATTCCCTCGGACCGCATCAGCATTTTCAGATGGCACGTATGCGAGCATTGGAGACGGGCCGTTATGTGTTACGTGCAACGAATACGGGTATCACTGCAGTTATTGACGCCAAAGGGGAAGTCCTTGCGCGCTCCCCTCAGTTCAAAATCCATACTTTAGTTGCCGATATCCGGATATATGATGGGTGGACCCTTTACGCACGTATGGGCAATACACCCGTTATCGTAGCCTTCTTCCTTATGCTCGGCTTGGCCGCCTGGCTCGGTCGGCATTCCTCGGCAAGGTGA
- a CDS encoding CBS domain-containing protein: protein MSDDRPNNGSSSRSWFERLTKVLTGEPQDQQALIDLLRAAEQRNLLHADALPMIEGALQVSDIQVRDIMVPRVQMVVVKQDAKPQDFLPIVIESGHSRFPVIGDDVDEVVGILLAKDLLVYLAKRDAEAFDSRDVMRPAVFVPESKRLNVLLREFRASRNHMAIVVDEYSGVSGLVTIEDVIEEIVGEIKDEHDIDEEDFIKQHGKNRYTVKALTPIEDFNRYFHTNFSDEEYDTFGGLMLNAFGHLPRRGETIDYGGFNVKVLRADKRRIHLMRLIRLESENVTEKPS, encoded by the coding sequence ATGAGCGACGATCGACCTAATAACGGTTCCAGCTCGCGGAGTTGGTTCGAGCGCTTAACCAAAGTGCTTACTGGCGAGCCGCAGGACCAGCAAGCCCTTATTGACCTCCTGCGCGCCGCTGAGCAACGTAACCTCTTGCATGCGGATGCCCTTCCGATGATTGAGGGAGCGCTGCAAGTCTCAGACATCCAAGTGCGTGACATCATGGTTCCTCGCGTGCAAATGGTTGTAGTGAAACAAGATGCTAAGCCGCAGGATTTCTTGCCTATAGTGATCGAATCAGGGCATTCTCGATTTCCAGTTATTGGCGATGACGTGGACGAAGTGGTCGGTATCCTCCTAGCTAAAGATCTGCTTGTCTATCTCGCCAAGCGTGATGCCGAGGCGTTTGATAGTAGGGATGTCATGCGGCCAGCGGTATTTGTGCCTGAGAGCAAGCGCTTGAATGTGCTGCTTAGGGAGTTTCGTGCAAGTCGCAATCACATGGCAATCGTTGTCGATGAGTACAGCGGAGTTTCAGGTCTGGTTACGATTGAAGATGTCATCGAGGAAATTGTTGGTGAGATCAAGGATGAACATGATATCGATGAGGAAGACTTTATAAAACAACACGGGAAAAATAGATATACTGTAAAAGCGCTTACGCCCATTGAAGACTTTAATCGGTATTTCCACACCAACTTTAGTGATGAAGAATATGACACGTTCGGTGGGCTCATGTTAAATGCGTTTGGACACTTGCCTAGACGCGGAGAGACAATCGATTATGGTGGATTTAACGTTAAAGTTCTGCGTGCAGACAAACGCCGCATTCATCTGATGCGACTCATCAGGCTAGAGTCGGAAAACGTAACAGAAAAACCCAGTTGA